One Bemisia tabaci chromosome 4, PGI_BMITA_v3 genomic window, TTGCTGCACCATTTAGGCAATAGTGCACCAACTTTTGCTGCTGGCTGTATTGGGGCTTTCGCTGTTGGAGGGACTTTTTGGTGTCTCTTCATTCTTAGAATTCGTAGGTTGTTCTGGCTGTTCTGTTGGAGTTTCTGGTTGCTTGTAGTGGATTTTGTTTGTCAGCTGGGGCGACCAGTAACTCTTGAATGGTGATGAGAGGAATTTCCAGCGAGGGGTTTCAAACACTTCCGTCTTAGGGCGCTTGGTGCTGTCATCTCCTTTGTCGTCTTCTTCCGGTTCAGCTTTCCTTTTCGATACAGGCGTAGGGTTCACAATCTGGCTTGTGCTGCGCTGACTGGCTCCACTTCGTCGCGATGATCTAAGTGGCATTCTCCTGGACGGGGAGAAGGACCTTTGTGAGCGTCTCAACCTCGGTGATTGGGAGGTGGAGGGTTCTTCTGGGTCTACAGCTGCTGCACTGCTGGTGCGAGTTTTTGCAATTGCCTCATCCACTGACATGACAGCTTCGACGGCAGGGTCCTTTCGCGACCGACTGGCTCTGCTTGATCGCCGAGAAGGTGCCGGTTCATCCTGGGTGATGTCCATACTTACGCTCTGCCTCAATTCTGATTCATCATTGCTAAGCGTCTTTGATTTGGACTCCGCAGGGATTTGTGTTTCCGTTAAAATTTGGGAGGGACTGTCAGAGCTGGTGGAAAGTTGAACTTCTTTCTTGCTCTTTGATTTGCTCTTAACTGTACGACTGGGAGATGCTTTTCTTTTCTGAGGTGTTTTCTTCGGTGAAGGTGGAGTCTTCGATAACCGTTGCTTTTTAGGGCTGGGTTTTGgggattttttctttctgccTTTTTCCTTCACAGTTTTGGAGGTCGACTTCTCAGGGCTTGATTTAACAAAGGATTCGCGGAGATTAGGTGAATCTGAATCACTTTCTTCCATGCTTTCATTCATTCGTTGTTCAGAGAGAGCATGTTCATTTGCCAAAACGGGCATCTCTCGAGAGTCTTCTTCTGCCTGCTCAGTAAATGGTTTGGAGGCTTCTTTCTTTGAGGCTGGAGTCTTCTTTACCTCTAAAACGACTTCTTCTTCAACGTTTTCAATTATGGTTGCGTTTGAAGAGCCATCTTCAATAGCAACTTGCAGGACCGCGTCAAAACTTGCATCCTCTTGAAACTCAGTACTGTCATCTTGCAAATCATCTCTGGAAGATCTTTCTAGACTCTCACCAAtttgtttttcgtttttatCATCAGTGCTTTCCACTGAGGAGGGACTGCTTTTTGGCAAGCTGTCCTCAATAGAATCAACTGTTGACGTCTCCACAACTTCATTACTAGCGACATCTTCTGTCATCTCACAGCTATTTCTATCATCGCCCAGGATTTCAGTCTTCctatcatcatcatcagaaCTTCCATTCTCATAATTGTCAAATCCATTACTGGAGTGATAGGCTCCATAACCATTGCTTTCTCCGTTGGCATGTCTGTTGGTGGGAAATTGACCTACTGGTACTTCATGCTTACCGTTCACAACATCAATCTCCTCGGAAGCATTGCTGCCATTTTCATCAGGATATTCTACAAAGGATTCCATCGATGGCCTCGGTCGGCAAGGTTCTGTGCTTTGCTCCCCGTTTCTATCATTCAAGAAAACAATGTTGGCGGcttcttttttcaattcgcGAATATTTTCGGGAGATAAAGCAGCTTCGAACCCCGTGTTTCCATTCGTATACATCTCATTTACCGATCCACCTacttccgtcattttttcaAGGTCTAAAACTCGAGAGTTCTTCTGATATAAAACAGACTTTCGCTTCAGGGATTTTCTTCGGGCAGACCTTACAAAAGGAGATTTGCCTGGAGTGTTAGCTACTGATTTTCGAACACCTTTCTTCCTCACGATAAGAGTGACACCGAGGCTTTTCTTCCCTGATGCTCCACAATTGTTCTTCCGGTAGTTGGAAGCAGCAAACTGTTGTTTCTTACAAATAGcctgaaaaaaacaagaattattaattaatacattaatttaactgaattttttttaagaattttgtatCAAGATTTGAACACACAGCTACATAGCAGCATGCACTTTTTAAAAAGACAGTATGCTCGACAGTGTGCCTTTGAACACCTTTAAGATTACTGGGCTTTGATCTTTTAGGATTCAATGGATTTAACTAATACATGTAGAAAAGTCTTTTTTCCAGTTAATTGATTAACTCTGATAAGATTGCTGCCAACCATAATGGCGGCCTCTTCAAGAACTGCTTGCACTCTGAGTCCATGCATCTTTGCCCAATACTTAAACATTCGAcaacttttcaattttgccatttaaaaactTTTGATAATTAGTGATGAGGATTGCTTATTTTCACTTCTCCTCAATGGAATATGATGGATTGCTTGCTGAAAATTGTATAACACTCCTGTAATATGTCTAAatttattattataaaaaatgtaattcgAAGATTAATTTCAGCTGAATATTGgaatttgttattttaaaaaaatgctcatGTGGTGCAAACACCATCTATATAAAACACTAACACCtgtcaattttcaaaagaataagTCTCCTTGTGGAAgagtgcatttttttctttttaagttttcttaTTGTGGTTACAAAGAGTGAGAGAAATTCTGAATTATCACTTACACTTTTATTTCTCAGACGAAAAGCTTGGATCAAAAGAAAGAAGGTAAGTATTagtttggttaaaaaataattattttaaaggcCTGGAAACTACTTCACATTGAAATACATTCTTCAATACCTAGTTTTTTGGCATACATAATCTCACCATGCAAGGTAAATACAAGAAAaactcaatattttaaaaaagtaaataaataaaaaaaaaaaaaattattaagaggAGACTGCAAAATAGATACTAGGTAAGAGATATCACTTCTTTAAATCTAGAAGAAGACCCATAAAATTGATCAGAATCATTGGGGGAATGAGAGAGTAAAAGGCTGGACTATAATTCTGAAACAGAGCTAGCACACACTAATTGATAGGGAACTGAAGTAATGCAATACGCAAACAACATAAAAAGCATTATGAGAGGGAATAGTAATTCTCTCAATATAGTTTCTAGACAAAGGCTCTTCATTTTTCCCCTTCCATGCTTTTTGTCTCGTGCTCACATTCTGCGGCGAAGCATGAAgatgaaatttgaaacttggCTCACAATGATGGCACAAaggtttttcattcaaatatcaGGATACATGATGTTAAGAGAAAATCTATGATTCAAGGTACAAATATCCTGTCAGCCAATGATGGATTTTCTCACTCAGAGATTCAGTTCTCAGGTTTCCATACTACAGTATACTGTATTACTGTATACAGTATTACTGTATACAGTATTACTGTATAGGAACCATGCACAACTTTTGTTGagtcaaataatttcattttataccTACTTAACAATGTTATGTGATGCCCATTTTTTACTTGAACCAACACTTAAGTATATTCATCCATGCCTTCCCCACACACAAATAGTTAATATTCTTTATGCTTATCAAGAGGAGAATCAAactatttttaaacaaattcgaAGTTAAAGCCTTTTCTTCAGagaattttggttgaaaattccTAGGATTTGACAATAATCATGTTGATTTGCTTCAACTACCTAATCCGACCTTATAATAAAATTGATGAATATTCATTAATAAGCTGTTAGAAAGTGAGGGTGATTTTGAGAACATTCACATTCCACTCGGCTAAACACTTCGAACCAACATGTGAATCTACTGATGGAAGAAGCCTGTTTTAGGCTAATGTTTTAGCAGTCTGATGAGAGAGTCAAGAGGAATATCTGCCGATTAATTTAGTAATCAGGATCTAGAAACAGTTGCCATCTAGAATAACTTGTCAACTCTCATTTGAAGAAATGTACCTTGCTTGCAATGTTTCAGTAATACTTGCTTACTGATATTCTATTTTTATATGGGAGCACCATCAGATGAATTTACCTCAAATTATCAGTGAATATTCTTTACACTCTTTAGAAAAgacttaaaataattaaacaaatttGGGTAGTGGTTCTCCcatgagaaaagaaaatgtcCAAGAAATATTGAGACAGCACAGACGAAATACGTTCAAGCGGGAGACAACAAATTGAAGTATGAGGTCTTGTAAACTTATTTTGAGTATCTGTGATACATAAACTTACTTTGAATCTTTGTAGCCGTTGAACAGCAGTGAGGTTCGATACTGGAGGAAGTGGCGGGAATGAAGAAGCactgaaacattaaaattatcAGCTAAGTTATTCGATTAATATTATCAgacaaatcatttttaaaagaaactatTTCAGATTTCTTAGACTTCGAATTTGACTCTGTATATCATAACAGATTTCAAAACGTATCCACCAAATTATAGGAGTTATTTCTGCCACTGTCGTATGTGTGTAACAAGATGTGCTGGCACCCAAGTTATTactatgaatttttaaaaattattgcaTTTAATTTACACTTGATAAAAAAGACAGTTAAATTGAGTTTATggtcaaaattaattatttccttCACACGAGGGAGAAAACATCTGAGAAGTAGATTATTCTTGACATACAACCAACAGGTCACACTTAGACGAGCCCAAAATTGGGCAACTCAGTCTGTAAGCAAGTTTCAATTGATTGAACACCCAATTTGATTAGAAGCAAAAACTCTACTTTTCTGCAAAATGGCAGATAATTTTATAGAGACAGTGAGTGAGGGAGGGAGATAAAAAACCAGTGATCACTTTTTAAAAGACAAGGAAATTAGAGTTTTTCAAAGTGGGAGGCAAAAAGCTTTCTGAACCTtcgaaaaacatatttttcatgCTAGTCTGTAAAGACTATTAATTCCAGCAATACACCACTATTGGCCCAACTGTTGAGTAAAAATAGGACAAAGAACTTGCCCCCCTAGCTAACACCACAAATTTCTCAGTAATACTTCATTGTAACAATCTTGCTCTTGAACATGTGTCCATGACCATCTGCAGGACAAGCAATCTCCTCATCAATATATACAAAATGAGGGATGGTTGCCATCGGTTGGATAGAGAAAATCTACACAGAAACTTAGGAGCAGCATCTAATATATGCGAATCTTAAATGAAACCAAAACCAATtccaaaattgtgaaaatttagatgagCTGAGAATGAAGCGAAGGATTACCGTggtgcaaaaaaatattttaaaaacatccaTGAATTGAATAtatgtcctttttttttatttctttaatactACAGTGCTTAATTTCTTTAGTCATACAGTGCTTTTGATACTGAAATCGATTTGACAGGATCCGTCCTCAACGAACTTTGTAAAGATATGTACATCGTGGATTACTTATCATTCGGATGTACTGGCCTAGCCATAGAACTACCACTGACCAGAAATTTAAGAGCCCTCActgataaaaattttgatttacttTGAACTACCGATTGATCCTGATATAAGGCCCTAAATTTAGAAAGACCTATCAAAAGTCCTACCTTGAGAAACTATTCGATGTAACTTGTTCTGATCAGGACTCAGGAAAGAAGCTTGACTTGTATACTTCAAACCATGcttgctttgaaaaattattaactCAATGCTTGAGACGCTTTTTAGTTGTTACATAAACTTTCCATTCCTACAGGAAAGTGTGCGGTAaaacacatgagccctgttatctTGCGAACTTGAAGGGATTAGAGccaaaagagggggaggggtgtataatTGCATTGTAGCATAGCTAAGTTCCGTTGGAaaatttatttacttacttcaAAAAGGCTGCAAACTTTCTTTAGAAATTTTCGGAGATTGTGAAAAAATTGCTACAACTGTCCACAAAAGGTATACAatcattattaaattttaaaaaaaatttagttgtatggtaaattttttcaatgctgGGGTGCACTTAAGAAAATTCCTTTCCCTTGGACCCTTTCAATTGCAGTTTTGCATGagtaaaagaaggaaaattcaCCTTGCACAGTATGTAAGAAAACGGCTATCAGTGTTGGAATCTGTTGCTAAGCCATGATCCTTTCTACAAGTTTTGAGCTTCAGTGACTGTTTTTTTGTCTTGTTTGAATTAGCCAtgcaaacactgaaaaaaaaaaaaaatactaatgaaCAATCTaagataaaattcaaaattcgatgAGACTCAATGACTGACAATATGATAGACATTGATGGCTGACTTCCAAAAGATCTTGCAAGTATCAGGGCTTTGCAATTTTAAGTATGATATCAGATtaaaaaattttgcaaggaacacaatggtaccactggttttcgaGGAAATAACCTCcgaagttagaaaaaaaagctctcaaagatAATGCTGAGATGGCAGGGATCCATTACATCCCCTACAAATTCCAGTGGATATCATGGATTGAGAGAAATAGCAAGGGACCAACTACTGTCAGCAGCCTCACTACTGTAGACTAAACAAGATCCACAAGCCCAAGGAAGTTCATCTGGATGCAAACAAAACCTTTGTGCACATCAAGCTATGGCACTATACTGCACAAAGGCCGTTTGGATTGGGTGACATCATTCAATTTTGTCACATTTGACTGCTACATGTACAGTTTGcaagtagaaaaacaagggaTGCCTGCATTTTAATTGCAGTGTTCTGTTCTAATAGTATCTCATGTTTCCGACAAAATATCATGAGACATTTTAACATTTAATTTCCTGGGAATAATTTTCATGGATCATTGAAAGAGCACAAAAATCCTGGTGCATTAATATCTGCCCAATAATAAGTTGAATATGATGTAAAATCAATGTCACAATAAGggtaaaataaaacttcaaagagCTCTGCAGAATGCCCTGCAGAAGGAACCCTTTACATTCGATAGCATGAGTGCCACAAGAGAGTAATGCTAAGTTATGCCAACATGACTACAAACAAGCATTTCATAACTGGCAGCagcaaatattgaaataaaaacctTGGAATACTCACTAAAACAACAA contains:
- the LOC109029737 gene encoding uncharacterized protein isoform X1, with translation MANSNKTKKQSLKLKTCRKDHGLATDSNTDSRFLTYCASASSFPPLPPVSNLTAVQRLQRFKAICKKQQFAASNYRKNNCGASGKKSLGVTLIVRKKGVRKSVANTPGKSPFVRSARRKSLKRKSVLYQKNSRVLDLEKMTEVGGSVNEMYTNGNTGFEAALSPENIRELKKEAANIVFLNDRNGEQSTEPCRPRPSMESFVEYPDENGSNASEEIDVVNGKHEVPVGQFPTNRHANGESNGYGAYHSSNGFDNYENGSSDDDDRKTEILGDDRNSCEMTEDVASNEVVETSTVDSIEDSLPKSSPSSVESTDDKNEKQIGESLERSSRDDLQDDSTEFQEDASFDAVLQVAIEDGSSNATIIENVEEEVVLEVKKTPASKKEASKPFTEQAEEDSREMPVLANEHALSEQRMNESMEESDSDSPNLRESFVKSSPEKSTSKTVKEKGRKKKSPKPSPKKQRLSKTPPSPKKTPQKRKASPSRTVKSKSKSKKEVQLSTSSDSPSQILTETQIPAESKSKTLSNDESELRQSVSMDITQDEPAPSRRSSRASRSRKDPAVEAVMSVDEAIAKTRTSSAAAVDPEEPSTSQSPRLRRSQRSFSPSRRMPLRSSRRSGASQRSTSQIVNPTPVSKRKAEPEEDDKGDDSTKRPKTEVFETPRWKFLSSPFKSYWSPQLTNKIHYKQPETPTEQPEQPTNSKNEETPKSPSNSESPNTASSKSWCTIA
- the LOC109029737 gene encoding uncharacterized protein isoform X2; translation: MTEVGGSVNEMYTNGNTGFEAALSPENIRELKKEAANIVFLNDRNGEQSTEPCRPRPSMESFVEYPDENGSNASEEIDVVNGKHEVPVGQFPTNRHANGESNGYGAYHSSNGFDNYENGSSDDDDRKTEILGDDRNSCEMTEDVASNEVVETSTVDSIEDSLPKSSPSSVESTDDKNEKQIGESLERSSRDDLQDDSTEFQEDASFDAVLQVAIEDGSSNATIIENVEEEVVLEVKKTPASKKEASKPFTEQAEEDSREMPVLANEHALSEQRMNESMEESDSDSPNLRESFVKSSPEKSTSKTVKEKGRKKKSPKPSPKKQRLSKTPPSPKKTPQKRKASPSRTVKSKSKSKKEVQLSTSSDSPSQILTETQIPAESKSKTLSNDESELRQSVSMDITQDEPAPSRRSSRASRSRKDPAVEAVMSVDEAIAKTRTSSAAAVDPEEPSTSQSPRLRRSQRSFSPSRRMPLRSSRRSGASQRSTSQIVNPTPVSKRKAEPEEDDKGDDSTKRPKTEVFETPRWKFLSSPFKSYWSPQLTNKIHYKQPETPTEQPEQPTNSKNEETPKSPSNSESPNTASSKSWCTIA